In a single window of the Melioribacteraceae bacterium genome:
- a CDS encoding GatB/YqeY domain-containing protein translates to MDLREKINNDLKESMKSGDKIRLETIRSIRALILEFEKSGAGKELNSEEEIKMLTTAAKKRKEAAEQFRNAGRTELAEKEEIELKIIEEFLPKQLSHDELYEEVKKLALEIGAASKGDFPKLMPLAAKSLKGKADGKIIKEIVEKYLGNS, encoded by the coding sequence ATGGACTTAAGAGAAAAAATTAATAATGATCTAAAAGAATCTATGAAAAGCGGAGATAAAATCCGCCTCGAAACAATCAGATCTATCCGCGCATTAATTTTGGAATTCGAAAAAAGCGGTGCAGGCAAAGAGCTTAACAGTGAAGAAGAAATCAAAATGCTCACTACCGCGGCTAAAAAAAGAAAAGAAGCCGCCGAACAGTTTCGTAATGCCGGGAGAACTGAACTTGCCGAGAAGGAAGAAATTGAATTGAAGATAATAGAAGAATTTCTACCTAAACAGTTATCTCATGATGAACTTTACGAAGAAGTTAAGAAACTTGCTTTGGAAATAGGAGCGGCTTCAAAAGGAGATTTCCCGAAATTAATGCCTCTTGCCGCTAAAAGCTTGAAAGGTAAAGCGGATGGAAAAATAATTAAAGAGATTGTTGAAAAGTATCTAGGCAATTCTTGA
- a CDS encoding acetyl-CoA carboxylase biotin carboxylase subunit: MIKKILIANRGEIAHRIIKACREMGIISAAIYSEADKEALHVRRADEAYLIGPPPSKESYLNKEAIINLAQKIGADAIHPGYGFLSENPDFIEMVENSGIIFIGPSSNSVRLMGEKTSARRLMKHNNVPIVPGTTEAISDIKNAKIHAEEIGFPVILKASAGGGGKGMRKVFSVSEFDDAFERATNEALKAFGVPDVYIEKLILKPKHIEVQILGDKYGNYVHLFERECSVQRRHQKVIEEAPSISIDAEIRNEITKCAIAAAKACNYYNAGTLEFLLDENKKFYFLEMNTRLQVEHPVTEMITGVDLVKEQIKIAQGEKLNLKQEDLKINGHAIECRIYAEDPENNFAPSIGKILYHRLTSGPGIRIERGVDIQSDVPIYYDPLLSKVVAWGRDREEAIIRMKRALTEYQISGVITNIPVFNWILKQGEFLDGSFDINFLDQKFIPLLPDKWKDETSIEYEEIASVFAALLKNSEINSKTVNSDCNKSNNWTSQNYE, translated from the coding sequence ATGATAAAAAAAATACTTATCGCTAACCGTGGAGAAATTGCTCACCGTATTATAAAAGCATGCCGCGAGATGGGTATTATATCAGCCGCAATTTATTCCGAAGCAGATAAAGAAGCTCTCCATGTAAGAAGAGCTGATGAGGCATATCTAATTGGTCCGCCCCCTTCAAAAGAATCATATCTAAATAAAGAAGCCATTATAAATTTAGCTCAAAAAATTGGAGCTGATGCAATTCATCCGGGTTATGGTTTCCTTTCTGAAAATCCCGATTTTATTGAGATGGTTGAGAATTCGGGAATTATATTTATTGGACCATCTAGTAATTCGGTTAGATTAATGGGAGAAAAAACTTCTGCCCGAAGATTGATGAAGCATAATAATGTACCGATTGTTCCGGGAACAACGGAAGCAATTTCAGATATTAAAAACGCTAAAATACATGCCGAAGAGATAGGATTTCCAGTTATACTTAAAGCCTCAGCTGGAGGTGGTGGTAAAGGAATGAGGAAAGTGTTTTCTGTTTCTGAATTTGATGATGCCTTTGAGAGGGCTACAAATGAGGCACTTAAAGCATTTGGCGTTCCGGATGTTTATATAGAAAAATTAATATTAAAACCAAAGCACATAGAAGTACAAATTCTTGGTGATAAATATGGTAATTATGTACATCTTTTTGAGAGAGAGTGTTCTGTTCAAAGAAGACATCAAAAAGTAATTGAGGAAGCTCCTTCAATTTCTATTGATGCAGAGATCCGAAATGAAATTACTAAGTGTGCTATAGCGGCGGCGAAGGCATGTAATTATTATAATGCGGGAACTCTCGAGTTTCTTCTCGATGAAAATAAAAAGTTTTATTTCCTGGAAATGAACACACGACTTCAAGTTGAGCATCCAGTCACAGAAATGATTACCGGAGTCGATCTGGTAAAAGAACAAATAAAAATTGCCCAAGGAGAAAAACTTAATTTAAAGCAGGAAGATTTGAAAATTAACGGACATGCGATTGAATGCAGAATATATGCAGAGGATCCAGAAAATAATTTTGCTCCTTCTATTGGCAAAATATTGTATCACCGGCTAACCTCAGGACCCGGAATAAGAATAGAGCGAGGAGTTGATATACAATCGGATGTTCCTATTTATTACGATCCTCTTCTTTCTAAAGTAGTTGCTTGGGGAAGAGATAGGGAAGAAGCTATCATTCGCATGAAGCGAGCATTAACCGAGTACCAGATTTCCGGAGTAATAACAAATATCCCAGTGTTTAATTGGATATTGAAGCAAGGTGAATTCTTAGACGGATCATTCGACATTAATTTTTTAGACCAGAAATTTATTCCGTTATTGCCCGATAAGTGGAAGGATGAAACTTCAATAGAGTATGAGGAAATTGCTTCTGTCTTTGCGGCATTGTTAAAGAATAGTGAAATTAACAGCAAGACGGTAAATTCAGATTGTAATAAATCTAATAATTGGACTTCTCAGAATTATGAATGA
- a CDS encoding HlyC/CorC family transporter, translating into MDHSWFILLPLLLTTILLSAFFSGSEVALFSFDNKKLKELQKSHRVIAVYVKLLLENPKRLLVTILLGNTIVNVAASIISVMIALRLSKDFMIPAEIAIIAQIILLTIIILLIGEITPKLWANRYPLQFVKIIAVPLYWFGIIFYPISKVLTETLGFLSSKIEFNLSKTALLSGETRDLAEMSAENGTIKDGEHELIHGIVSLKTVMAREVMTPRVDITSVPVDADFDELISIINESGHSRIPLYENNLDNILGIIYVKDLLPYLHNDQMRKKLSLKKIVREALFVPETKLINDLLHLFQEKKMHLGIVVDEYGGTAGLISLEDILEEIVGDIRDEYDQEETEVTKLNENSFLLLGKTSIDELNELFNEDFTSENDDYDTVGGFIFNHLGSIPQQDYAFEYKKCRFTIKEIDNKRINKVLIEKVSE; encoded by the coding sequence TTGGACCATAGCTGGTTTATTCTTTTACCTTTACTTCTGACAACAATATTATTAAGCGCATTTTTTTCCGGTTCTGAAGTTGCATTATTTTCTTTTGATAATAAGAAATTGAAGGAACTTCAAAAGAGTCACCGGGTTATTGCTGTTTACGTAAAACTACTTCTCGAAAATCCCAAAAGACTTTTAGTAACAATTTTACTCGGGAATACAATTGTCAATGTTGCCGCTTCAATAATTTCTGTAATGATAGCACTGCGCTTATCTAAAGATTTTATGATACCAGCAGAAATTGCAATCATTGCTCAAATTATATTGCTTACAATTATAATTTTGTTGATTGGGGAAATAACGCCTAAATTATGGGCAAACAGGTATCCACTTCAATTTGTTAAGATAATTGCAGTTCCACTTTATTGGTTTGGAATTATCTTCTATCCAATTTCTAAAGTACTAACCGAAACACTTGGATTTTTATCATCGAAGATAGAATTTAATCTTTCCAAAACAGCTCTACTCAGTGGCGAAACAAGAGATTTAGCTGAAATGAGTGCAGAGAATGGAACAATAAAAGATGGTGAACATGAATTAATCCATGGTATTGTTTCGCTGAAGACTGTAATGGCTCGAGAAGTGATGACGCCGAGAGTTGATATCACTTCAGTTCCAGTGGATGCCGATTTTGATGAACTAATTAGTATCATTAACGAATCGGGACATAGCCGTATTCCTCTTTACGAAAATAATCTGGATAACATTCTCGGAATAATTTATGTTAAAGATCTATTACCATATCTTCATAATGATCAAATGAGGAAAAAATTATCGCTTAAAAAAATTGTTAGAGAAGCGCTGTTTGTGCCAGAAACCAAATTAATTAATGATCTTCTCCATTTATTCCAGGAGAAGAAGATGCATCTTGGAATTGTTGTTGATGAATATGGTGGCACAGCTGGATTAATTTCTCTCGAAGATATATTGGAAGAAATTGTTGGAGATATTAGAGATGAGTATGATCAAGAAGAAACAGAGGTTACCAAATTAAACGAAAATTCATTTCTTTTATTAGGAAAAACTTCTATAGACGAATTGAATGAACTATTTAATGAAGATTTTACCTCTGAGAATGATGACTATGACACTGTTGGAGGTTTTATTTTCAACCATCTCGGCAGTATTCCCCAGCAAGATTATGCCTTTGAATACAAAAAATGCCGTTTTACAATTAAAGAAATCGATAATAAAAGGATCAATAAAGTTTTGATCGAAAAGGTTTCCGAATAA
- a CDS encoding outer membrane protein transport protein, producing the protein MKRLVTLLLVCCMFAGTIHAGGFQLNEQGARAMALAGAFTGLASDPSAVYFNPAGITQLKGTQFYAGATMIMPLAKFTGPKPSKVETEMLSQIFNPINLYVTQEITDKLSAGISVNNQYGLGTKWDKNWVGKELAVDTELITFFITPVIAYEVTKDLSVSVGGIFALGDVTIQRMARNPVTNQANVDVLMKGDGTGMGFTAGVLYKLNEKVQLGLSYRSEVAFDLEGTVESTPPTFSFVHPLAGPMTIKFPTGNITAPLSTPQNLTLGVAYMADERTTLTADFQYVGWSSYEKLAVTFENYNPASPTFTGSSVSSSDRKYENTFIVRAGLEYKLTDNFWLRGGLLYDNNPVLDDYVEPTLPDADRVGFNVGFGGKFTEHLGIDFAYMYLSFAERTVGNSKFGFNGAYQNNAHLLALNFSYSL; encoded by the coding sequence GTGAAGAGACTAGTTACTTTATTACTAGTGTGCTGTATGTTCGCTGGTACAATTCATGCCGGCGGATTTCAACTAAATGAACAAGGTGCGCGAGCAATGGCATTAGCCGGAGCTTTCACCGGTTTGGCTTCAGATCCATCTGCTGTCTACTTCAATCCGGCTGGTATTACTCAATTAAAAGGAACTCAGTTTTATGCCGGCGCTACAATGATTATGCCTTTGGCAAAATTTACCGGACCTAAACCAAGTAAAGTTGAAACTGAGATGCTTTCACAAATTTTCAACCCAATAAATTTATATGTTACACAAGAAATTACTGATAAATTATCTGCTGGTATTAGTGTGAACAATCAATATGGTTTGGGCACAAAATGGGACAAAAACTGGGTTGGTAAAGAATTGGCAGTGGATACCGAATTAATTACATTCTTTATTACTCCTGTTATAGCATACGAAGTTACAAAAGATCTTTCTGTTAGCGTTGGCGGAATTTTTGCTCTTGGTGATGTTACTATTCAAAGAATGGCTAGAAATCCCGTCACAAACCAGGCTAATGTTGATGTTTTAATGAAAGGTGATGGAACCGGAATGGGCTTTACAGCCGGTGTATTATACAAACTAAATGAAAAAGTTCAATTAGGATTAAGTTATAGAAGCGAAGTTGCATTTGATTTGGAAGGAACAGTAGAAAGTACTCCTCCTACATTTAGTTTTGTGCATCCATTAGCAGGACCGATGACAATTAAATTCCCAACTGGTAATATTACAGCTCCACTTTCTACTCCTCAAAATTTAACTTTGGGTGTAGCTTACATGGCTGATGAAAGAACAACACTTACAGCAGATTTTCAATATGTAGGATGGAGCAGCTACGAAAAATTAGCAGTTACATTCGAAAATTATAATCCAGCAAGCCCAACTTTTACAGGCTCAAGTGTTTCATCATCCGATAGAAAATATGAAAATACTTTTATCGTTAGAGCAGGTTTAGAATATAAATTAACTGATAATTTCTGGTTAAGAGGTGGATTGCTTTATGATAACAATCCAGTACTTGATGATTATGTTGAACCAACTTTACCAGACGCAGACCGTGTAGGATTTAATGTTGGATTCGGTGGGAAATTTACTGAACATTTAGGAATTGATTTCGCATATATGTATTTAAGCTTTGCCGAGAGAACCGTTGGTAATTCAAAATTTGGATTTAATGGAGCATATCAAAATAATGCTCACTTATTAGCACTTAATTTCTCCTACTCTCTGTAA
- a CDS encoding biopolymer transporter ExbD encodes MTFQKKRATAKPTIPTASMSDIVFILLLFFMVTTTLREVEVLVSFRLPEAKAIEKIENKRLVSYVYVGRDNKIQVNDAITKLEDIQKIMYAKRVQIPQVIVSLRVDKGSEMGIVTDIQQELRKASCLRINYSTMLKV; translated from the coding sequence ATGACATTCCAAAAAAAGAGAGCGACAGCTAAACCTACTATACCAACTGCGTCAATGTCGGATATCGTATTTATTCTGCTACTTTTCTTCATGGTTACTACAACTTTAAGAGAAGTTGAAGTTTTAGTAAGTTTTCGGTTACCCGAAGCTAAAGCTATTGAAAAGATAGAGAATAAACGCTTGGTATCTTATGTTTATGTAGGTAGAGATAATAAAATTCAAGTTAATGATGCTATAACAAAACTAGAAGATATTCAAAAAATTATGTATGCTAAAAGAGTTCAGATTCCGCAAGTAATTGTTTCATTAAGAGTAGATAAAGGCTCAGAGATGGGAATAGTTACTGATATTCAACAAGAACTTAGAAAAGCATCATGTTTAAGAATTAATTATTCTACGATGTTAAAAGTATAA
- a CDS encoding biopolymer transporter ExbD — MVNIKKKKRSEPEIPTSSMSDISFLLLLFFLVSTVIDVDTGIGLTLPEYVPPSEQETVPISKDRLAAVLINENGDVLLNNEVIAIPQIAKTLRPRIESKMNEPLNKKLVVSVKTDRKTNYNLYIQALDQIKEAYFESRRDYAMNKYARKLTDLDEKSEEMKDIREKFPIIISIAEPEEIKK, encoded by the coding sequence ATGGTTAATATAAAAAAGAAAAAAAGGTCTGAGCCTGAAATTCCAACATCATCAATGTCGGATATTTCGTTCTTGCTTTTATTATTCTTTTTAGTCTCAACTGTTATTGACGTTGATACAGGTATTGGTCTAACACTTCCAGAATATGTGCCACCAAGTGAGCAAGAAACAGTTCCAATCTCTAAAGATAGACTTGCAGCTGTGCTCATAAATGAAAATGGTGATGTTCTGTTAAATAATGAAGTTATAGCAATACCACAGATCGCCAAGACTCTAAGACCGAGAATAGAAAGTAAGATGAATGAACCGCTCAATAAGAAATTAGTAGTTTCTGTTAAGACGGATAGAAAAACAAATTATAACTTGTATATACAAGCACTGGATCAGATTAAGGAAGCATATTTCGAGTCGAGAAGAGATTATGCGATGAATAAATATGCTAGAAAGCTTACCGATCTCGATGAAAAAAGTGAAGAAATGAAAGACATTAGAGAAAAATTCCCTATAATTATAAGTATTGCTGAACCTGAAGAAATTAAAAAGTAA
- a CDS encoding SPOR domain-containing protein — protein MKAVFSFFFVIIIHGCTVTDEATKDSRKNLDVYVFEETTKQVTTEIKKDSLIVNEKSVEISDIPKTDSEQTFIVQVGAFTSRERADQFIRENKSKVDKQMLIVYRQDINLYAVQLPAFSNKTDAEDAKNQIGKIPQFKGAFIISLPLN, from the coding sequence ATGAAAGCTGTATTCTCTTTTTTCTTTGTAATAATAATTCATGGATGCACTGTTACTGATGAAGCAACAAAAGATTCCAGAAAGAATTTAGATGTATATGTATTCGAAGAGACCACAAAACAGGTTACGACGGAAATCAAAAAGGATTCATTAATTGTTAATGAAAAAAGTGTAGAAATTTCAGATATCCCAAAAACTGATTCAGAACAGACTTTTATAGTTCAAGTTGGCGCATTTACAAGTAGAGAAAGAGCAGATCAATTTATTAGAGAGAACAAATCAAAGGTAGATAAGCAGATGCTTATTGTTTATAGACAAGACATCAACTTATATGCTGTGCAGCTACCTGCGTTTTCTAACAAAACTGATGCGGAAGATGCAAAAAATCAAATTGGGAAAATTCCTCAATTTAAAGGGGCATTTATAATCAGCTTACCGCTAAATTGA
- a CDS encoding CvpA family protein codes for MNYIDYIIILFLIVGFLLGFRDGLVRKIIGLIGLILGIVLAFEFAGTAGKYFTLFFNNDESLAIIVSGIMIFVVVVLIAAILKRLIHPLDKVNRFINQFIGGVIGVIQISFFISGLFLMLNIFGFPNDQNRKDSALYNSFSEIIPVSFDFIIGHRSKATDYIKDYIFDEDIKNNIEIDTNITKP; via the coding sequence TTGAACTATATCGATTACATAATCATATTGTTCCTTATTGTTGGATTTTTACTCGGTTTTAGAGATGGTCTGGTGAGGAAAATTATTGGTTTAATCGGATTAATTTTAGGCATTGTACTCGCATTTGAATTTGCTGGCACGGCTGGAAAATATTTCACATTATTTTTTAATAATGACGAATCATTGGCCATAATTGTCTCCGGCATAATGATATTTGTTGTGGTGGTTCTGATTGCCGCGATTTTGAAAAGATTAATTCATCCTTTAGATAAAGTAAACCGATTTATCAACCAATTTATTGGCGGGGTTATTGGAGTAATTCAAATCTCCTTTTTTATTTCGGGACTCTTTTTGATGCTCAATATTTTTGGATTTCCTAATGATCAAAACAGAAAAGATTCTGCATTATATAATTCATTCTCGGAAATTATCCCGGTTTCATTCGATTTTATTATTGGGCATAGATCTAAAGCTACAGATTATATTAAAGATTACATCTTTGATGAGGATATAAAAAATAATATTGAGATCGATACAAACATAACAAAACCATGA
- a CDS encoding endonuclease MutS2: protein MITQNVLDKLEFKKVIALIEKYCITEPGRELITNIFPLTDHEIIRINSSRLNSAREILIKTDDYPLGYLPNLFEALSKSRVLGTILTIKEILAVLNLAESSRKMFQFLQKNEAKEFDGLTQNLFIDKVFEHQIGKVFTETGDVRDDASPKLRQIRIDIREKEALLRKVVQKMLKSLSDSYLVQEEYLTLRDGRIVLPVKAEHKRHVKGFIHSESSTGQTVYIEPEETLELNNDILSLSFAEKREIEKILRDITERIGLVSEQLKSSLRSLAEIDSLFARAKYAIEIIGSNPSFNEKKPFVLMDARHPLLLSRIGFNKTVPMNITMDSEYVVLITGPNAGGKTVTIKTAGLLVCMAQSCIPIPVHPDSNFHLFEKVLVDIGDDQSIEDDLSTFSSHLKNIKNILNEVDDKSLVLLDEIGTGTDPSEGSALAAGILISLYNKRARTIATTHHGNLKVLAHNSEGFQNASMEFNTVELKPTYKFNQGMPGSSYAFEVANRIGFNEEFILLAKEHLDSDKTKVEDFLVSLEKKSKTLREQLNKAEIENLRLKSLANLYQEKIEKLENQKKEILLDAKSKANLLLKDVNRQIEDAIKNIKESNAKKEVIREEKIKIDELKKQTKSLIDDVKLEPETVFKEGDYAAVKDTSTVGVISEVNQSKNKAVLSVGSIKLTVKLSDLISAKKNDEKILNRSSLNYQSEAINYRLDLRGMRGDEAEFEVLKFLDGALINSIDRVEILHGKGTGVLKQIVHSILKTFPHIKNYYYADIEYGGEGITIVEFK from the coding sequence ATGATTACTCAAAATGTACTTGATAAATTAGAATTCAAAAAAGTTATCGCTTTAATTGAAAAGTATTGTATTACTGAACCCGGAAGGGAATTGATAACAAATATTTTTCCATTGACTGATCATGAGATTATAAGGATAAACTCGTCACGGCTCAATTCCGCAAGAGAAATCTTAATTAAGACTGATGATTACCCTCTTGGCTACCTCCCAAATTTATTTGAGGCGCTTTCAAAAAGCAGAGTGCTAGGCACGATATTAACCATTAAGGAAATACTGGCAGTCTTAAATCTTGCAGAATCTTCCAGAAAAATGTTTCAGTTTCTTCAAAAAAATGAAGCGAAGGAATTTGATGGATTAACTCAAAACCTTTTTATAGATAAAGTTTTTGAACATCAGATTGGGAAAGTATTCACTGAAACCGGGGATGTTAGGGATGACGCGAGCCCTAAACTAAGGCAGATAAGAATTGATATCCGTGAGAAAGAGGCGCTCTTACGTAAAGTTGTTCAAAAAATGCTGAAATCATTGAGCGATTCTTATCTTGTACAAGAAGAATACTTAACATTAAGAGATGGTAGAATAGTACTACCGGTTAAGGCAGAACATAAAAGACATGTAAAAGGGTTTATTCATTCAGAGTCATCAACGGGTCAGACAGTATATATTGAACCCGAAGAAACTTTAGAACTGAATAATGATATTCTCTCTTTATCATTCGCTGAGAAAAGGGAGATAGAGAAAATATTAAGAGATATAACTGAAAGAATTGGGTTGGTAAGTGAACAGTTGAAATCATCTTTGCGGTCTTTGGCTGAAATTGATTCACTATTTGCCCGTGCAAAATATGCAATTGAAATTATTGGCTCTAACCCATCATTTAATGAAAAGAAACCATTTGTTTTGATGGACGCGAGGCATCCGCTTTTATTGAGCAGAATAGGGTTCAACAAAACTGTGCCTATGAATATCACTATGGATTCAGAATATGTGGTGCTTATTACGGGTCCAAATGCTGGTGGAAAAACTGTAACAATAAAAACTGCCGGTTTATTAGTTTGTATGGCGCAATCATGTATTCCCATTCCTGTGCATCCAGATTCAAATTTCCATTTATTTGAAAAGGTATTAGTTGATATTGGAGATGATCAATCCATTGAAGACGATTTGAGTACTTTCAGTTCACATCTGAAAAATATTAAAAATATATTGAATGAGGTTGATGATAAATCGCTTGTCCTACTAGATGAAATTGGGACTGGAACTGATCCTTCAGAAGGTTCGGCATTAGCGGCGGGTATTCTAATTTCGCTTTATAATAAAAGAGCAAGAACTATAGCAACCACTCATCACGGTAATCTGAAAGTTCTTGCTCATAATTCAGAAGGTTTCCAGAACGCGTCGATGGAATTTAACACGGTTGAGTTAAAACCAACTTATAAATTCAATCAAGGAATGCCAGGTTCAAGTTATGCTTTTGAAGTTGCGAACCGTATTGGTTTTAATGAAGAATTTATATTATTAGCAAAGGAACATCTCGATTCGGATAAAACTAAGGTTGAAGATTTCTTGGTAAGTTTGGAAAAGAAATCCAAAACTCTGAGAGAACAGCTTAATAAAGCCGAAATTGAAAATTTGAGATTAAAAAGTCTGGCAAATCTTTATCAAGAAAAGATTGAAAAACTTGAAAATCAAAAAAAAGAAATTTTATTGGACGCTAAATCAAAAGCCAATTTATTATTGAAAGATGTAAATCGCCAGATAGAAGACGCCATTAAAAACATAAAAGAATCAAATGCGAAAAAAGAAGTCATTCGTGAAGAAAAAATTAAAATAGATGAGTTAAAAAAACAAACAAAGAGTTTGATTGATGATGTTAAGTTAGAACCTGAAACTGTTTTTAAAGAAGGTGATTATGCAGCGGTTAAAGATACAAGTACCGTAGGTGTAATTTCGGAAGTAAATCAATCTAAAAATAAAGCGGTTCTCAGCGTTGGCTCCATAAAATTAACAGTAAAATTATCCGATTTGATTTCAGCTAAAAAGAATGACGAAAAAATATTAAATCGCTCATCGTTAAATTATCAATCAGAAGCAATTAACTACCGGCTTGATTTAAGAGGTATGAGGGGGGATGAGGCAGAGTTTGAAGTACTAAAATTTCTCGATGGAGCTTTGATAAATTCGATTGACCGGGTTGAAATTTTGCATGGAAAAGGAACCGGAGTATTAAAGCAGATTGTTCATTCAATACTAAAAACTTTTCCTCATATTAAAAATTATTATTATGCCGATATCGAATATGGAGGAGAAGGAATTACCATAGTGGAGTTTAAATGA
- the ssb gene encoding single-stranded DNA-binding protein — translation MAFSLNKIMLIGNLGQDAETRFTNSNQGVTSFSIATTHGYKGKDGSWVNETTWHNVVAWNLPDFYKEQLKKGKKLYVEGRLSKRDYTDKDGVKRYITEVISEKIIPLDARDGGNDSSSSRSTNDYENPGTAPAAEDDDLPF, via the coding sequence GTGGCTTTTTCATTAAATAAGATTATGCTTATAGGAAATTTAGGGCAGGATGCCGAGACACGCTTCACAAATTCCAACCAGGGTGTCACTTCTTTTTCTATAGCAACAACTCATGGGTATAAAGGAAAAGATGGTAGTTGGGTCAATGAAACAACTTGGCATAATGTAGTTGCTTGGAATCTTCCCGATTTTTACAAAGAGCAGTTGAAAAAAGGGAAAAAATTATATGTGGAAGGAAGATTATCTAAAAGGGATTATACAGATAAAGATGGTGTAAAGCGTTATATTACCGAGGTGATATCTGAAAAAATAATTCCGCTTGATGCGAGAGATGGAGGGAATGATTCATCATCTTCAAGATCTACTAATGATTATGAGAATCCCGGTACGGCTCCCGCTGCTGAAGATGATGATTTACCATTTTAA
- a CDS encoding MotA/TolQ/ExbB proton channel family protein: MEITANIGFVLAQAQDTGFATYLQTKFIEGGGFMWPILACLVIGLAFSIERFWSLSRATLNTKKFIVQIKDTLSKGGIPEAIKLCENTRGSIASVFHAGLLRADEGLEASEKAIMAYGAIEMGFLERGLIWINTCISLAPMLGFTGTVQGMIEAFDAIKEAAQISPSIVAGGISVALLTTLFGLIVAMILQTLYNFFVSKIDRIIADMEESSIELIDSLYEMKKK, from the coding sequence ATGGAAATTACAGCTAACATTGGGTTTGTATTAGCGCAAGCACAAGACACTGGATTTGCAACCTATTTGCAAACAAAATTTATTGAAGGTGGCGGGTTCATGTGGCCAATTCTTGCATGTTTAGTTATTGGTCTTGCTTTTTCTATTGAAAGATTTTGGTCACTTTCAAGAGCTACATTAAATACAAAGAAGTTCATTGTTCAGATTAAAGATACTTTGTCAAAAGGTGGTATTCCAGAAGCTATCAAATTGTGCGAAAACACACGCGGTTCAATCGCATCAGTTTTTCATGCTGGTCTTTTAAGAGCTGATGAAGGTCTTGAAGCTTCAGAAAAAGCAATTATGGCTTATGGCGCAATTGAAATGGGATTTCTTGAAAGAGGTTTAATTTGGATTAACACATGTATCTCTTTGGCTCCGATGCTTGGTTTTACCGGTACAGTACAGGGTATGATTGAAGCTTTCGACGCTATTAAGGAAGCCGCTCAAATTTCTCCATCAATCGTTGCAGGCGGTATCTCTGTAGCTTTGTTAACTACATTGTTTGGTCTTATAGTTGCTATGATTCTTCAAACCTTATATAACTTCTTTGTATCTAAAATTGATAGAATTATTGCAGACATGGAAGAAAGCTCCATCGAATTGATAGATTCTCTCTATGAAATGAAGAAAAAATAA